ccttccatttcaatatgatcgcttgcacagtgctccttgagatgtttaaagcttgggaaatctttttctttccaaatccggctttaaacttctccacaacggtatctcggacctgcctggtgtgttccttggtcttcatgatgctctctgcgctttaaacagaactctgagactatcacagagcaggtgcatttatacggagacttgattacacacaggtggattctatttatcatcatcagtcatttaggtcaacattggatcattcagagatcctcactgaacttctggagtgagtttgctgcactgaaagtaaaggggccgaataatattgcacgccccacttttcagttttttatttctaaaaaaagtttaaaatatccaataaatttcgttccacttcacaattgtgtcccacttgttgttgattcttcacaaaaaattacaatttcatatctttatgtttgaagcctgaaatgtggcaaaaggttgaaaagttcaagggggccgaatacttttgcaacccactgtatttatttatttttgttacatGTATAATATCAACATTTCTCACCTGACTCTGTGACCATCTCATTCAGACTCTTCTGAAGTTGAGACACAACATTCCACAGAATGTCTACACTCAGATCAATAATAGGGTCAATACTGATGTCAGTCCAGTTCTTGGTGTGTGGAGGTCTGCACAGTGATGGGTAAATCTACAGTCcagcaggagagaggagaaatccCTCAGCATGGGCAGTGATGTTGTGTGATTTCCTGCATTGTCATTGAGCAGACAGAGGGACACTGACCTGTAGGAGGTGTAGGTGGTCCTCAGTGTGGAagagctgctccagctcagagtctctcctctttagctcagTGATTTCCTGCTCCAGGTCTTTAATGAGGTCTTCAGCCTGGCTCTCTGCTGCTTTCTGATTCTCCTCCATCATGTCAAGCAGCTCagcctggcttctctcaacggaACGGATCAGAGCAGTGAGGACTTCAATACTGTCTGCAAGCTCGTTCTCCATGTTTTTCTAATGGAAGAAGAATGAAACAAATAACAATGAACTCCCACTATCATAGcaaccatgcccaatgccaagcatagGCTAGAGGGGTATGAAGCTCCCAGCaatgggctgtggagcagtggaactgcgttctctagagtgatggaaCACCAACCAATACCTCtgagatgagttggagtggcatttgtgatccagaactgatcattccaacattttataataaagtCTCTCCCGAAAAGTAGAGACAGTTGCTGCATCGGTGGGGGAAAACCCTTTTTAATACTCTTGCTTTTGGAAGAAATAATAGATGAGCAGGAGTCTGCAAACATTAGCCCGTATAGTGTATTCTGACAGTATTATGGTAGCATAGCATCACATGCATTTTTATCAGTGAGTCAGATCAGAGATGGTTTAAAGCCCaagtgtcaaacacaaggcccatggGCCAGATCAGGCCTGCAACACAATCCTATCCGGCCCAcgaaagtattttaattttctattaatattattaatatcacaatgccctgcactacagtccccagcatgcactgcaatgtaattcGCTCCGACTCTCCTAAACCAACAACAGTCTATAAGACAGCGGTTACCCCTCCATTCTACACAATTCTGCGCAATTTCACACAAGCCATAtcactaaaatgcattttagctgCAGTTTAATGAACATAAATGCTTGacatcagctcagcagctcagaaattggGCCCAATTCTTAATAAACTTGCAGCAAAAAgaggatgccaggtgtctagtttaaacagataggtaggtttaaaagaccaAATAAATATCTACctaattttaaatgttttaagtgtccatgtaatatttcaatgtgtctgtattttactgttgatgttttttgcatattttgaataaacactGGGCAGTTGGGGTTATAGCAAACAACaactgaaaattaaattttaaaaaattatctGGCCTACAGATTtgaagagattttttttaatatggcctttTTACTGGTTAAGTTTGACACCCCTTGTTTAaggggagcctggccacttcctattgcTCCTGCTATgccaaaaacaagcaaaatgctAAAGTGCCCCTGAGTCCTCAATGATTCATGGTaaatggagctaaacagctaaaaggGAAAAGTTAAATctgtttctaaccatttgtgtgGTACCTTTTTTAATTTAGGAAAGAAGAAGGTATTCCATTAAAAAAACTAAGAATATTTATCCACatccaatatatatatttctggttttctacagcaaacataCTTTGAACCATAGGATGCtagcattactgatactgagtgctGGTGAGCAGACCAGTTCGTTGGCTGAGTAAAGAGGTTTGTGCTCACCGACATCATGAATATGCATAAGACACCTTTATAAAGTCCTATAACTTGAATTTAAAAGTGcttaaaaacataacagcaGTGCTAAAATATGTTGTCCTGTGTTCAGAATAGAAATGGAAGAATTGTCTATATTAAGAAGTTTAAGCATTTTACAAACTGATTTTGCACAAAAGCTTCGTAAGAGACCATTCATTTTAGACTCATATGAATACATAACGAGAGGCAATTCTTCTCACCACATATTCTTCAGTCAGAACCTGATCTGCACCCCTGCCTGATTTGCATCGTACATGCACACCAACTTTATGTTATATTACAATATACACTGGAGAGTattaaacatccatccattttctaagccgcttctccatcagggtggggtgctggagcctatcccagcagtcttcgggcggaaggcagaatacaccctggacaggtcaccagtctatcacagggcagacagacagacacagacagacagtcactcacacccaggggcagtttagcatgtccaattggcttcactacatgtctttggactgtgggaggaaaccggagaacccagaggaaacccacgcagacacggggagaacatgcaaactccacacagagaggaccatggtcacccagccggggaatcaaacccaggccctccttgctgtgaggcgacagcgctacccaccacgccaccgtgccacgcCAGAGTATTaaacagccaaaacaaatgATTTACATTTCATCTGGATCACACTTGGTGTTGAGATGTGTCTGATATTGTTCAATAATACCAAGTTGGAATAAAGGCTATTCTATAAGCTGTAATACAGACCCCAATGTATATGAATTTGTTCATAATTACAGTATAAATTAGAGAGGTTACCTTACACTGTCTGAATATCTCCTTCTTGGATCTACTTGGTGTGGATACCTGTCACATGTAAACAATGCACTTactctgaaaaagacattttgcagcatatttaacagaaaacccaaaaaacagttaaaacacTGTGTGATGACTTTAGATTAAATTATATCCATCTCAGTCAATAAAGTGTGTTATTTTTGCTATATTTCTTTGTTGCAGAAATTTTGTCAGAAACCGTGTCTGTGAACATATAGCACAATTGCAATGTGCAAGTCCTTCTAAAATTTGAGGACACATGGTTTAGGTGCTTGACGGGAGTGTTAGACCCAGATGGTCTCCATTAGAAATGACAATGTGGCACATGTGCCAGGTAAATACTTTAATGCAGTTATTTTGTTGCTCCATCAGCAGCCACACATATAGTGGCCCATCAGGATCCCGATGGCCAGTCCATCCCTAAGACTGAGTTATGTCAAACTGATAGATtctacaaaatgaaataaaatctgcAGAATGAGGAAATCACATCTCATGGTTCACTCACTTTTCTGAGCTCTACTGAGTGTTTGATGTCTTTGATCTTCTTCAGTCTGTCTTTGATCATGTGCTGCACCTCTGACTGTGTCTTCTCCAGCTGTGACTGTAAACAGAGAagatattatttttactttcatATTTCAGTGAACTGTTTGGTTTtcttaacaattttttttttaatggatgtTTAAGGTTGAAGTCAATCAGCATTTCTCCCACCTTCATTTCTCCAATCCCCTCCTCTACAGGAACAGTCTTGTGCTTCTTGTGGTCAGTCAAAGTGCAGACCATACACGCAGACATCTGGTCATCTCTACAAAACAGCTCCAGGGGTCTCCTGTGCTTCTGGCATATGTAGTCCTCCAGGTTCTTTGATGGGCTTATTAGCTTGTGTTCCTTAATTTTGGGCATATTATTATGAGACTCTAAATGAGATTTACAAAGAGTGAGACGACAATCCAGACAGGATTTCAGAGCTTTCTGCTTCACTCCAATGCAGGCATCACAAAGAACCTCAGGTTTATTCAGACCACCTTCCTTCTTGAAGAGATCTACAACTTCTCTGAATGCTGTATTGACCTCGAGTTCTGGTCTCTTGTTGAATTTCTCTTTACAGAATGGACAGTGACACTGCTCACTGTCACCCCAGCATGTACTAATACATTTCATGGGTCCACATGGAACAGAGCCTGGAGCAGTGAAGACATTTTGACAAACAGAACACAGGAACTGATCTTCAGAAAGGAGACCACTGGAGTCAGGAGCAACTGTGGATGAGTGGGAAATATGAGAAACTTATAGTATTTCAATAATTTAATGCATAAACAA
This window of the Pygocentrus nattereri isolate fPygNat1 chromosome 2, fPygNat1.pri, whole genome shotgun sequence genome carries:
- the LOC108440256 gene encoding E3 ubiquitin-protein ligase TRIM39-like isoform X2, with product MAESSPQQPREDESGSTEESVHFAPDSSGLLSEDQFLCSVCQNVFTAPGSVPCGPMKCISTCWGDSEQCHCPFCKEKFNKRPELEVNTAFREVVDLFKKEGGLNKPEVLCDACIGVKQKALKSCLDCRLTLCKSHLESHNNMPKIKEHKLISPSKNLEDYICQKHRRPLELFCRDDQMSACMVCTLTDHKKHKTVPVEEGIGEMKSQLEKTQSEVQHMIKDRLKKIKDIKHSVELRKKNMENELADSIEVLTALIRSVERSQAELLDMMEENQKAAESQAEDLIKDLEQEITELKRRDSELEQLFHTEDHLHLLQIYPSLCRPPHTKNWTDISIDPIIDLSVDILWNVVSQLQKSLNEMVTESEQRMIQQYAVDVTLDADTAHPKLILSDDGKQVRNGDTEQKLPDNPKRFNRSLCALGKEGFSSGRFYYEVQVSGKTEWDLGVARESINRKHKKVILTPQNGFWAMKLRNGNEYKACVDALVPLFVREKLQKVGVFVNYEEGLVSFYDAESRSRIFSFTGQTFTEKLYPYFSPRKNDRGKNSAPLIISPVSKTE
- the LOC108440256 gene encoding E3 ubiquitin-protein ligase TRIM39-like isoform X3, producing MAESSPQQPREDESGSTEESVHFAPDSSGLLSEDQFLCSVCQNVFTAPGSVPCGPMKCISTCWGDSEQCHCPFCKEKFNKRPELEVNTAFREVVDLFKKEGGLNKPEVLCDACIGVKQKALKSCLDCRLTLCKSHLESHNNMPKIKEHKLISPSKNLEDYICQKHRRPLELFCRDDQMSACMVCTLTDHKKHKTVPVEEGIGEMKSQLEKTQSEVQHMIKDRLKKIKDIKHSVEKNMENELADSIEVLTALIRSVERSQAELLDMMEENQKAAESQAEDLIKDLEQEITELKRRDSELEQLFHTEDHLHLLQIYPSLCRPPHTKNWTDISIDPIIDLSVDILWNVVSQLQKSLNEMVTESEQRMIQQYAVDVTLDADTAHPKLILSDDGKQVRNGDTEQKLPDNPKRFNRSLCALGKEGFSSGRFYYEVQVSGKTEWDLGVARESINRKHKKVILTPQNGFWAMKLRNGNEYKACVDALVPLFVREKLQKVGVFVNYEEGLVSFYDAESRSRIFSFTGQTFTEKLYPYFSPRKNDRGKNSAPLIISPVSKTE
- the LOC108440256 gene encoding E3 ubiquitin-protein ligase TRIM39-like isoform X1; protein product: MAESSPQQPREDESGSTEESVHFAPDSSGLLSEDQFLCSVCQNVFTAPGSVPCGPMKCISTCWGDSEQCHCPFCKEKFNKRPELEVNTAFREVVDLFKKEGGLNKPEVLCDACIGVKQKALKSCLDCRLTLCKSHLESHNNMPKIKEHKLISPSKNLEDYICQKHRRPLELFCRDDQMSACMVCTLTDHKKHKTVPVEEGIGEMKSQLEKTQSEVQHMIKDRLKKIKDIKHSVELRKVSTPSRSKKEIFRQCKKNMENELADSIEVLTALIRSVERSQAELLDMMEENQKAAESQAEDLIKDLEQEITELKRRDSELEQLFHTEDHLHLLQIYPSLCRPPHTKNWTDISIDPIIDLSVDILWNVVSQLQKSLNEMVTESEQRMIQQYAVDVTLDADTAHPKLILSDDGKQVRNGDTEQKLPDNPKRFNRSLCALGKEGFSSGRFYYEVQVSGKTEWDLGVARESINRKHKKVILTPQNGFWAMKLRNGNEYKACVDALVPLFVREKLQKVGVFVNYEEGLVSFYDAESRSRIFSFTGQTFTEKLYPYFSPRKNDRGKNSAPLIISPVSKTE
- the LOC108440256 gene encoding zinc-binding protein A33-like isoform X4 codes for the protein MKCISTCWGDSEQCHCPFCKEKFNKRPELEVNTAFREVVDLFKKEGGLNKPEVLCDACIGVKQKALKSCLDCRLTLCKSHLESHNNMPKIKEHKLISPSKNLEDYICQKHRRPLELFCRDDQMSACMVCTLTDHKKHKTVPVEEGIGEMKSQLEKTQSEVQHMIKDRLKKIKDIKHSVELRKVSTPSRSKKEIFRQCKKNMENELADSIEVLTALIRSVERSQAELLDMMEENQKAAESQAEDLIKDLEQEITELKRRDSELEQLFHTEDHLHLLQIYPSLCRPPHTKNWTDISIDPIIDLSVDILWNVVSQLQKSLNEMVTESEQRMIQQYAVDVTLDADTAHPKLILSDDGKQVRNGDTEQKLPDNPKRFNRSLCALGKEGFSSGRFYYEVQVSGKTEWDLGVARESINRKHKKVILTPQNGFWAMKLRNGNEYKACVDALVPLFVREKLQKVGVFVNYEEGLVSFYDAESRSRIFSFTGQTFTEKLYPYFSPRKNDRGKNSAPLIISPVSKTE